The following coding sequences are from one Humulus lupulus chromosome X, drHumLupu1.1, whole genome shotgun sequence window:
- the LOC133804500 gene encoding uncharacterized protein LOC133804500 isoform X1 gives MSFFVEGSSITRPPLLNDSIYPYWKVRMRAFIKSQDERAWRSILSGWSPPVEKDDEGNTKVKSELEWSTEDELSGYNNKALHAIFIGVGECFIKLIYSCDSAKEAWLILQTQFEGIADVKRTRLTILQTKFDELRMLESETLSEFYEKLSDIANEFFALGEKLDESVLVRKIVRALLDRFDTKLLAMKEAKDFGKMNVEELMGSLRTFELNQQIKQNDKPKPPTDKDKCIAFKISEKEYFDSEEEDEIALLVRNFQKFIKKVSNKNKKNFSKFYRGNTSSKPFVSNNKNGIQCRECKGFGHPIRMC, from the coding sequence ATGTCATTTTTCGTAGAAGGAAGCTCCATAACCCGGCCACCCCTACTCAACGACTCTATCTATCCTTATTGGAAAGTGAGGATGAGGGCCTTCATCAAGTCTCAAGATGAAAGAGCATGGAGATCTATTTTATCTGGTTGGTCTCCACCGGTTGAAAAAGATGATGAAGGTAATAccaaggtaaaatctgaacttgaatggtccACTGAGGACGAGTTGTCTGGATATAATAATAAGGCCTTACATGCTATTTTTATTGGTGTTGGTGAATGTTTTATCAAACTAATTTATTCATGTGATTCAGCAAAAGAAGCTTGGctaattcttcaaactcagtttgaaggaatTGCTGATGTCAAGCGAACTCGGTTAACAATTCTTCAAACTAAATTTGATGAACTTAGGATGTTAGAATCAGAAACTCTCTctgaattttatgaaaaattgtctgacattgctaatgaattTTTTGCATTGGGAGAAAAACTTGATGAATCTGtgttggttaggaaaattgtgCGTGCCCTCCTTGATAGGTTTGATACAAAACTTTTGGCAATGAAAGAAGCAAAAGACTTTGGTAAGATGAATgttgaagaattgatgggttcttTGAGAACGTTTGAATTAAATCAACAAATCAAACAAAATGACAAGCCAAAACCACCAACTGATAAAGATAAATGTATTGCTTTCAAGATTTCTGAAAAAGAATATTTTGacagtgaagaagaagatgaaatagCTTTGTTAGTTAGAAATTTTCAAAAATTCATTAAAAAAGtgagcaataaaaataaaaagaatttttcaaaattttatagaGGAAATACTTCTTCAAAACCATTTGTTTCTAACAATAAAAATGGTATTCAATGTAGGGAATGTAAGGGTTTTGGACATCCAATCCGAATGTGCTAA
- the LOC133804500 gene encoding uncharacterized protein LOC133804500 isoform X2, protein MRAFIKSQDERAWRSILSGWSPPVEKDDEGNTKVKSELEWSTEDELSGYNNKALHAIFIGVGECFIKLIYSCDSAKEAWLILQTQFEGIADVKRTRLTILQTKFDELRMLESETLSEFYEKLSDIANEFFALGEKLDESVLVRKIVRALLDRFDTKLLAMKEAKDFGKMNVEELMGSLRTFELNQQIKQNDKPKPPTDKDKCIAFKISEKEYFDSEEEDEIALLVRNFQKFIKKVSNKNKKNFSKFYRGNTSSKPFVSNNKNGIQCRECKGFGHPIRMC, encoded by the coding sequence ATGAGGGCCTTCATCAAGTCTCAAGATGAAAGAGCATGGAGATCTATTTTATCTGGTTGGTCTCCACCGGTTGAAAAAGATGATGAAGGTAATAccaaggtaaaatctgaacttgaatggtccACTGAGGACGAGTTGTCTGGATATAATAATAAGGCCTTACATGCTATTTTTATTGGTGTTGGTGAATGTTTTATCAAACTAATTTATTCATGTGATTCAGCAAAAGAAGCTTGGctaattcttcaaactcagtttgaaggaatTGCTGATGTCAAGCGAACTCGGTTAACAATTCTTCAAACTAAATTTGATGAACTTAGGATGTTAGAATCAGAAACTCTCTctgaattttatgaaaaattgtctgacattgctaatgaattTTTTGCATTGGGAGAAAAACTTGATGAATCTGtgttggttaggaaaattgtgCGTGCCCTCCTTGATAGGTTTGATACAAAACTTTTGGCAATGAAAGAAGCAAAAGACTTTGGTAAGATGAATgttgaagaattgatgggttcttTGAGAACGTTTGAATTAAATCAACAAATCAAACAAAATGACAAGCCAAAACCACCAACTGATAAAGATAAATGTATTGCTTTCAAGATTTCTGAAAAAGAATATTTTGacagtgaagaagaagatgaaatagCTTTGTTAGTTAGAAATTTTCAAAAATTCATTAAAAAAGtgagcaataaaaataaaaagaatttttcaaaattttatagaGGAAATACTTCTTCAAAACCATTTGTTTCTAACAATAAAAATGGTATTCAATGTAGGGAATGTAAGGGTTTTGGACATCCAATCCGAATGTGCTAA
- the LOC133805326 gene encoding uncharacterized protein LOC133805326 isoform X2, which translates to MLGDGEETPSRYELLSMVKKNSKLLGKTVLDEHDSSDVEFDSRFWHDVLDLYFFRGKESKRRQDDDLVFLVRKLGHGVSEDKDGAPPYFVRRWAPKLDDMIGDNAIDVDWRRSFYLNLIAHTSFSVTVAICSHQDLLKHQAARNTPLSPVYKVVKTVYASPSRVDFHLDSKKEVETTPAYPDICFAIDDFDSTFDAVVLTELDHCYCVLLNAQGGAAFPSDQEQNDCSSSDGSSVTMDTDIGNTKDTKITLFSGFVSYSMVRDAYYGSKSRFGSLLALGNSPGKSDRLYMKGPGGRGEVEVAVSGIADQSHEDSGRFSPVISKRGFGIGSIVRKAAAVATVAAKHAYAAAAASNTSLDEEMVPLKCCLMSISLPWEHIANDLLFKVRELLQ; encoded by the exons ATGCTCGGCGATGGCGAGGAAACTCCTTCCAG GTATGAATTGCTGAGTATGGTGAAGAAAAACTCGAAATTATTAGGGAAAACTGTACTTGATGAGCATGATAGTTCGGATGTTGAATTCGATTCTCGCTTCTGGCATGACGTGCTGGATCTCTATTTTTTTCGTGGTAAGGAGTCTAAGAGGCGGCAGGACGATGATCTTGTATTTTTAGTCAGAAAGTTG GGACATGGTGTTAGTGAAGATAAGGATGGTGCTCCTCCTTACTTTGTACGCAGGTGGGCCCCTAAG TTGGATGACATGATTGGTGACAATGCTATAGACGTGGACTGGAGACGCTCATTTTACCTGAACTTGATCGCTCATACTTCATTTTCTGTCACAGTGGCTATTTGCAG TCATCAGGATCTTCTGAAGCATCAAGCTGCAAGAAATACACCATTATCTCCTGTATATAAG GTTGTAAAGACTGTTTATGCATCTCCAAGCCGGGTTGATTTTCATCTGGATTCAAAGAAG GAAGTGGAGACAACACCTGCCTATCCAGATATTTGTTTTGCCATAGATGATTTTGACTCTACTTTTGATGCCGTG GTATTGACAGAATTAGACCATTGCTACTGTGTACTTCTGAATGCACAGGGTGGGGCAGCGTTTCCTAGTGATCAGGAACAAAATGATTGCAGTTCTAGCGATGGATCCTCTGTAACAATGGACACCGATATTGGAAATACTAAAGATACCAAG ATTACCCTTTTCTCAGGATTTGTCAGTTATTCAATGGTTCGAGATGCATATTATG GTAGCAAATCTCGGTTTGGGAGTCTTCTAGCACTTGGGAATTCGCCTGGCAAATCAGACCGACTCTACATGAAAGGTCCTGGAGGTCGAGGGGAAGTTGAAGTAGCTGTTTCTGGTATTGCAG ATCAAAGCCATGAAGACTCAGGTCGTTTTTCACCTGTCATTTCAAAACGGGGATTTGGGATTGGCTCAATTGTTCGCAAAGCAGCAGCTGTAGCTACTGTGGCAGCCAAGCATGCGTATGCAGCTGCTGCTGCTTCCAACACAAGTTTGGATGAAGAGATGGTGCCTCTTAAATGTTGCCTAATGTCCATATCATTACCCTGGGAACACATTGCAAATGATCTTTTGTTCAAGGTAAG GGAACTCCTCCAGTGA
- the LOC133805326 gene encoding uncharacterized protein LOC133805326 isoform X1, whose product MLGDGEETPSRYELLSMVKKNSKLLGKTVLDEHDSSDVEFDSRFWHDVLDLYFFRGKESKRRQDDDLVFLVRKLGHGVSEDKDGAPPYFVRRWAPKLDDMIGDNAIDVDWRRSFYLNLIAHTSFSVTVAICSHQDLLKHQAARNTPLSPVYKVVKTVYASPSRVDFHLDSKKEVETTPAYPDICFAIDDFDSTFDAVVLTELDHCYCVLLNAQGGAAFPSDQEQNDCSSSDGSSVTMDTDIGNTKDTKITLFSGFVSYSMVRDAYYGSKSRFGSLLALGNSPGKSDRLYMKGPGGRGEVEVAVSGIADQSHEDSGRFSPVISKRGFGIGSIVRKAAAVATVAAKHAYAAAAASNTSLDEEMVPLKCCLMSISLPWEHIANDLLFKGTPPVNL is encoded by the exons ATGCTCGGCGATGGCGAGGAAACTCCTTCCAG GTATGAATTGCTGAGTATGGTGAAGAAAAACTCGAAATTATTAGGGAAAACTGTACTTGATGAGCATGATAGTTCGGATGTTGAATTCGATTCTCGCTTCTGGCATGACGTGCTGGATCTCTATTTTTTTCGTGGTAAGGAGTCTAAGAGGCGGCAGGACGATGATCTTGTATTTTTAGTCAGAAAGTTG GGACATGGTGTTAGTGAAGATAAGGATGGTGCTCCTCCTTACTTTGTACGCAGGTGGGCCCCTAAG TTGGATGACATGATTGGTGACAATGCTATAGACGTGGACTGGAGACGCTCATTTTACCTGAACTTGATCGCTCATACTTCATTTTCTGTCACAGTGGCTATTTGCAG TCATCAGGATCTTCTGAAGCATCAAGCTGCAAGAAATACACCATTATCTCCTGTATATAAG GTTGTAAAGACTGTTTATGCATCTCCAAGCCGGGTTGATTTTCATCTGGATTCAAAGAAG GAAGTGGAGACAACACCTGCCTATCCAGATATTTGTTTTGCCATAGATGATTTTGACTCTACTTTTGATGCCGTG GTATTGACAGAATTAGACCATTGCTACTGTGTACTTCTGAATGCACAGGGTGGGGCAGCGTTTCCTAGTGATCAGGAACAAAATGATTGCAGTTCTAGCGATGGATCCTCTGTAACAATGGACACCGATATTGGAAATACTAAAGATACCAAG ATTACCCTTTTCTCAGGATTTGTCAGTTATTCAATGGTTCGAGATGCATATTATG GTAGCAAATCTCGGTTTGGGAGTCTTCTAGCACTTGGGAATTCGCCTGGCAAATCAGACCGACTCTACATGAAAGGTCCTGGAGGTCGAGGGGAAGTTGAAGTAGCTGTTTCTGGTATTGCAG ATCAAAGCCATGAAGACTCAGGTCGTTTTTCACCTGTCATTTCAAAACGGGGATTTGGGATTGGCTCAATTGTTCGCAAAGCAGCAGCTGTAGCTACTGTGGCAGCCAAGCATGCGTATGCAGCTGCTGCTGCTTCCAACACAAGTTTGGATGAAGAGATGGTGCCTCTTAAATGTTGCCTAATGTCCATATCATTACCCTGGGAACACATTGCAAATGATCTTTTGTTCAAG GGAACTCCTCCAGTGAACTTGTAA